Proteins from a genomic interval of Sphingobacterium lactis:
- a CDS encoding FKBP-type peptidyl-prolyl cis-trans isomerase, whose product MKKSILVLTAVAGLALASCQNFKKGEGGLEYKFFEDKASEKAVGGDVLAMDIVVKTDRDSLLASTYDLGLPQIAPIVPDSLMQGGYPGDNNTILKMLGEGDSAVFKLDLDTMAARTGQPKPEFADKYIQFTIKVKKHFKKGNLTDSALFDQVNKYYMGEMEGLKKAEESKIAGFVEKNKLQPKKTASGLQYVIKEEGKGANPVVGDTVVLNYTGKLTNGKVFDTSNLDIAKKENSFHPMKQYEPLRVRIGHTPVIQGWTEGLQLLKKGSKATFIIPSALGYGERQQSNLIPPYAPLVFDVEITDIIAGPKGDTPQVTPPTGAPTQIPVN is encoded by the coding sequence ATGAAAAAATCAATTTTAGTATTAACAGCAGTAGCAGGTCTAGCGCTTGCATCTTGCCAGAATTTCAAAAAAGGCGAAGGTGGCCTAGAATACAAGTTCTTCGAGGACAAAGCCAGCGAAAAAGCAGTAGGTGGTGACGTTCTTGCCATGGACATCGTTGTTAAAACAGACCGTGACTCCCTTTTGGCTAGCACATATGACCTTGGATTACCGCAGATTGCACCTATCGTTCCAGATTCCTTAATGCAAGGTGGTTACCCAGGTGACAATAACACAATCCTAAAAATGTTAGGTGAAGGTGATAGCGCCGTATTTAAATTGGATTTAGATACCATGGCTGCTAGAACTGGACAACCTAAACCAGAATTCGCAGACAAGTACATCCAATTCACGATTAAAGTCAAAAAACACTTTAAGAAAGGTAACTTAACTGATTCAGCACTTTTTGACCAAGTAAACAAATACTACATGGGCGAAATGGAAGGCTTGAAGAAAGCAGAAGAGAGCAAAATCGCTGGATTCGTTGAAAAAAACAAATTGCAACCAAAGAAAACTGCTTCAGGTTTACAGTACGTAATCAAAGAAGAAGGTAAAGGTGCTAATCCTGTAGTTGGTGATACCGTAGTATTGAACTATACCGGTAAATTAACGAATGGAAAAGTTTTCGATACCAGCAATTTGGATATCGCGAAGAAAGAAAACAGCTTCCACCCGATGAAACAATATGAGCCATTGCGCGTTCGTATCGGACACACACCAGTGATTCAAGGATGGACTGAAGGTCTTCAATTATTGAAAAAAGGATCAAAAGCTACTTTCATCATTCCTTCAGCTTTAGGTTATGGTGAGCGTCAGCAAAGCAACTTGATTCCACCGTATGCACCATTGGTGTTTGATGTGGAAATCACGGACATCATTGCAGGCCCTAAAGGTGATACACCACAGGTAACTCCACCGACTGGAGCACCTACTCAAATTCCTGTTAACTAA
- a CDS encoding DHH family phosphoesterase — MLQGEEFLTELAKPKKIIITTHHKPDGDALGSSLGLYHWLKKKGHDVHVVLSSDFPAFLEWMPGFETLIYYPEQPDRAQQLFDEAAIIFCLDYSALSRTNILEPVIRAAKGQKWMIDHHLDPEDFAQVSYWDSNAAATAQLVYTFIADVYNDKEGIDDVIASCLYTGIMTDTGSFRFKSTTSAVHHIIANLIDAGARNWEIHENIYNSSTENRLKFLGYCLLNCLEVIPEYHTALFALTREDLQKFNVTTGDTEGLVNYALSIKGIRLAGLFVDRTELIKLSLRSIGDIPCNEICKKHFNGGGHLNAAGGNSTEDLQTVVNRFKSVLPEYKEYLT, encoded by the coding sequence ATGTTACAAGGAGAAGAATTTTTAACAGAACTAGCTAAACCTAAGAAGATTATCATCACAACCCATCATAAACCGGATGGCGATGCGTTAGGCTCGTCATTGGGTCTATACCATTGGTTGAAAAAGAAGGGACATGACGTGCATGTTGTGCTTTCTTCGGATTTCCCTGCCTTCTTGGAGTGGATGCCCGGTTTTGAGACCTTGATCTATTATCCGGAACAGCCAGATCGTGCACAACAACTGTTCGATGAGGCAGCGATTATTTTCTGTTTGGATTACAGTGCACTTTCCCGTACCAATATCCTGGAACCGGTTATCCGCGCAGCCAAAGGGCAGAAATGGATGATCGACCATCACCTGGATCCCGAAGATTTCGCACAGGTGTCCTATTGGGATTCCAATGCTGCAGCAACTGCTCAGCTGGTGTATACTTTTATTGCCGACGTCTATAACGACAAGGAAGGTATTGATGATGTAATTGCCAGTTGCCTATATACCGGTATTATGACGGATACTGGATCGTTCCGCTTCAAGTCAACCACCTCTGCCGTTCACCATATCATTGCCAACCTGATTGATGCAGGCGCACGAAACTGGGAGATCCATGAGAACATCTACAACAGCTCTACGGAGAACCGATTAAAATTCTTGGGCTATTGCCTACTGAATTGCCTGGAAGTGATTCCGGAATACCATACAGCACTTTTTGCTTTGACCCGCGAGGATCTGCAGAAGTTCAATGTGACCACTGGTGATACCGAAGGGTTGGTGAACTACGCCCTATCGATCAAAGGCATTCGATTGGCAGGACTATTTGTTGATAGAACTGAATTAATTAAATTATCTTTGCGTTCCATTGGCGATATCCCTTGCAATGAAATCTGCAAGAAACATTTCAATGGCGGTGGCCATTTGAATGCTGCCGGTGGAAATTCAACGGAAGATCTACAGACTGTCGTGAACCGTTTCAAATCGGTATTACCGGAATATAAAGAGTATTTAACATAA
- a CDS encoding PQQ-binding-like beta-propeller repeat protein has protein sequence MRNTIIVSVLLFIAVVVASVFYFGDLNKEKKEAVRPIQHLPADTYLITSFVNDASTDKTFMDFEIFEAMLGKQQMDQLNHLKNHVLRSQNLDEYINGTDVFISLHPGKESVSTLFSVPSQTKLKQAEVDQGMLTISSKYKVTTQDTAGIRIYQFLKTEKDTVERDHKLTDSIFYVSYLENIFFASFDKELLFKINDRKTPKLNEEQLTFFNEHNNRNAPFTVYLPQQNMPAFVAAFKKNRAGDFLRQFINLKGQTVWNINYKNDALMLTGESELVDTEKEYIALFANQQKSTQRLYNYFPSNSMIFIEYSFSDASTWFSDLSRWQSTQDNFKQLQGQETQLKKEKEGMLDAFRNNLAGNFAVVEQTNSDYLGFVSLKDTTVLDSTLSDFAESVGDSIYRFRYANMPYRFFGDGLKAFSRPYFILIDDLLVMANHQSTLTEYRRKWNRRDLLVGELGFKNYEQIQGNEANVTFFLNSGNAKNFLQNVLNDKYSRNFRNDEEYGYQEFYSWSLQLSGNGGNFLSRFYAIYKSKNRLGENAEWEYKLGSRLINGPYVFEYADTSQMIIAQEQDHTLHAIHPSGTKQWSTLVAGRLVGGIQQLKDRSLLAVTDRRRLYRMDTEGKNLSGFSTSLPAEPTGKPIVVDWDGQERIIIPASSRLLAYDMDGGPITGWDNVQVEGEILGLPQLLDNQIVVQTSYGRIYFFDASGNEAKQIDLEGDVNFVSPLAVLNRDNRYIFYAVDDAGQVHEIQGDGTTKVVTEGTWRSGFKVYVENIQGNSTPEMLITDGNVLQVYELADPLRPVFDYTFSQNIADEPLFFPAPGGMKQLGIAVQGNNLIYVFNSDGGVLEGFPLEAQPLFYYGKINYNTGNYLISTKRDFKLYAYRH, from the coding sequence ATGAGAAATACAATTATTGTTTCCGTTCTCCTCTTCATAGCCGTGGTCGTTGCTTCGGTGTTCTATTTCGGAGATCTGAATAAAGAGAAGAAAGAAGCCGTACGACCCATCCAACATTTACCTGCAGATACGTATTTGATCACATCCTTTGTGAATGATGCATCCACAGATAAAACGTTCATGGACTTTGAAATCTTCGAAGCCATGCTCGGGAAGCAACAGATGGACCAATTGAATCACCTCAAGAATCATGTATTGCGCAGTCAAAACCTGGATGAATACATTAATGGAACGGATGTTTTCATTTCCCTCCATCCAGGGAAGGAATCCGTGAGTACCTTGTTCAGTGTACCAAGCCAAACCAAACTCAAACAGGCGGAGGTTGACCAGGGCATGCTGACGATCAGTTCCAAGTATAAAGTCACTACGCAGGATACAGCAGGAATCCGCATCTATCAGTTTCTTAAAACGGAAAAAGATACCGTTGAACGAGACCATAAATTGACCGATTCCATCTTCTATGTTTCTTACCTGGAGAACATCTTCTTTGCCAGCTTTGACAAAGAACTGTTGTTCAAGATCAATGATAGGAAGACCCCGAAATTAAATGAGGAACAATTGACGTTCTTCAATGAGCACAACAACAGAAATGCCCCTTTCACCGTCTATTTGCCACAACAAAATATGCCCGCTTTCGTAGCAGCATTCAAGAAAAATAGAGCGGGTGATTTCCTTCGGCAGTTCATCAATCTAAAAGGACAAACCGTCTGGAACATCAACTATAAGAATGATGCCCTGATGCTGACCGGGGAAAGTGAATTGGTCGATACCGAAAAGGAATATATAGCGCTTTTTGCCAACCAACAGAAATCAACCCAACGGTTGTACAACTATTTCCCATCCAACAGCATGATTTTCATTGAATATTCCTTCAGTGATGCTTCGACTTGGTTTTCGGACCTCAGTCGCTGGCAATCCACGCAGGACAACTTCAAGCAATTGCAGGGACAGGAAACACAGTTGAAAAAAGAAAAAGAAGGCATGCTGGATGCTTTCCGGAACAACCTGGCCGGTAATTTTGCCGTCGTGGAGCAGACCAATTCGGACTATCTGGGATTTGTGAGCCTTAAGGACACTACAGTATTGGACTCCACGCTCAGTGACTTTGCGGAGAGCGTTGGTGACAGCATCTACCGATTCCGCTATGCGAATATGCCATACCGTTTTTTTGGGGATGGCCTGAAAGCTTTTTCCAGACCTTATTTCATCTTGATCGATGACCTATTGGTTATGGCGAACCATCAGAGTACCCTCACAGAATACCGCCGCAAGTGGAACCGACGGGATCTCTTGGTCGGTGAATTGGGATTCAAGAATTATGAACAGATTCAGGGAAATGAAGCCAATGTGACGTTCTTCCTGAACTCCGGCAATGCGAAGAATTTCCTTCAGAATGTGCTGAATGATAAATACAGCAGGAACTTCCGCAACGATGAAGAATATGGCTACCAAGAATTTTACTCGTGGTCGCTGCAGCTGTCCGGAAATGGCGGCAATTTCCTGAGCCGATTCTACGCCATCTACAAGAGCAAGAATCGCCTGGGCGAAAATGCGGAATGGGAATATAAATTGGGCAGCCGCCTGATCAATGGCCCGTATGTCTTCGAATATGCGGACACGTCACAGATGATCATCGCACAGGAGCAGGACCATACCCTACATGCCATTCACCCATCGGGAACCAAACAATGGTCTACCCTAGTTGCGGGAAGATTAGTAGGCGGCATCCAACAATTGAAGGACCGCAGCCTCTTGGCCGTAACGGATCGCAGAAGACTATACCGGATGGATACCGAAGGCAAGAACCTCAGTGGTTTCTCCACGAGCTTACCAGCTGAGCCAACCGGAAAACCCATCGTGGTGGATTGGGATGGTCAGGAACGTATAATTATCCCTGCTTCCTCCCGCCTTTTAGCATACGACATGGATGGCGGACCGATTACAGGCTGGGACAATGTACAGGTGGAAGGGGAAATCCTCGGTTTGCCGCAATTGTTGGACAATCAGATCGTGGTGCAGACCAGCTACGGGCGCATCTACTTTTTTGATGCTTCCGGAAATGAAGCCAAGCAGATCGATCTGGAAGGCGACGTGAATTTCGTGAGCCCATTGGCTGTATTGAACAGGGACAACCGTTACATATTCTATGCCGTTGATGATGCTGGCCAGGTGCATGAAATCCAAGGTGATGGCACGACGAAGGTTGTCACGGAAGGTACTTGGCGCTCCGGATTCAAGGTATATGTAGAAAACATACAAGGCAATTCCACACCGGAAATGCTGATTACAGATGGCAATGTTTTGCAGGTGTATGAATTGGCGGACCCGTTGCGTCCTGTTTTTGACTATACATTCTCACAGAATATTGCCGACGAGCCCTTGTTCTTCCCTGCTCCAGGGGGTATGAAACAGCTGGGGATTGCCGTTCAGGGAAATAACCTGATTTATGTCTTCAATTCGGATGGTGGCGTGCTGGAAGGATTCCCATTGGAAGCGCAGCCCCTATTTTACTATGGTAAAATCAATTACAATACAGGCAATTACTTGATCAGTACGAAGCGCGATTTCAAACTTTATGCCTACAGGCATTAA
- a CDS encoding DUF423 domain-containing protein codes for MNKQIILTAAFFGLLAVILGAFGAHGLEGKISDKQLETWGTANQYHFYHTLALLFLSTFSRAKSQSIKVSYIMFTLGIFLFSGSLYLLSTRNLLGIENISIIGPVTPLGGLCFMVGWIALFVAAMKNRA; via the coding sequence ATGAACAAACAAATTATCCTGACTGCTGCTTTTTTTGGGCTGTTAGCTGTAATTCTTGGCGCTTTCGGCGCACATGGTTTGGAAGGTAAGATTTCCGATAAACAATTGGAAACGTGGGGGACAGCAAATCAGTACCATTTCTACCACACCCTAGCCTTATTGTTCTTATCGACATTCTCTAGAGCAAAAAGCCAATCGATTAAGGTTTCCTACATCATGTTCACCCTGGGTATATTCTTGTTTTCGGGTTCACTTTACCTATTGAGCACAAGAAATCTATTGGGCATCGAAAATATTTCCATCATCGGTCCGGTAACTCCATTGGGCGGACTATGTTTTATGGTCGGGTGGATCGCACTTTTTGTTGCCGCAATGAAGAACAGGGCATAG
- the priA gene encoding replication restart helicase PriA, whose protein sequence is MLFLFMSQLDLSSGNRKTLFVEVVLPLAIAKTYTYRVPQELNDKVQIGVRVIVQFGRNKIYSGIVRTITTEAPQQYEAKYILDVADQKPILHERQLELWDWIAEYYMCYVGDVMQAALPAALKMASETKIVASDDPNLDRSAVSDKGYMILEALDIAGELSVNDVIKILGQKTVFPLLRSLFEHGYILISEEIKERYKPKTKAYLRLASEFNDADGRRELLDSLNRAPKQQDAIIAFLQLLKTKNDISRQDVMEASGCGAGAITGLIDKGVLTVEEKVVSRFEGTDILLSPDFTFSEAQQTAYDKIKLEFKEKDVNLLHGVTASGKTQLYIRLIEETLAQGKTALYLLPEIALTAQITERLKLHFGDKLGVYHSKFNDNERAEVWHKVNNSEFKVVVGARSSVFLPFHNLGLIIVDEEHENSYKQYDPAPRYHARDTAIYLAHQHQAKVLLGSATPSVESYYNAKAGKYGLIELLERYGEAKMPEIQIIDITAASRKEEMFSYFSADLLREIDEAVKRKEQVILFQNRRGHTPFLQCGTCGYVAKCINCDVSLTFHKSSNLMHCHYCGFSEELVQTCPACGLPNMQSKGFGTERVEEELELQLPNLRIGRLDLDSTKGKYGFDKVISAFDNQEYDVLIGTQMITKGLDFGNVTLIGIINADSMINFPDFRAYERAFSLFSQVSGRAGRRQTPGKVIIQTNTPNHRILEQVTNHNYLDMFMTEVTERKNYQYPPFYRLIKLDVKHTDQDLVNHAAKNLASLLRQQLGARVLGPEPPLVARVRNNYIQTITLKIERQQISIVKVKELIKQALLHFELDKKNKGVRVQIDVDPY, encoded by the coding sequence ATGTTATTTTTGTTTATGTCTCAACTGGATCTGTCCTCAGGGAATCGTAAAACTTTATTTGTGGAGGTGGTGTTGCCTTTGGCGATTGCCAAGACGTACACCTACCGGGTTCCACAGGAATTGAATGATAAGGTGCAAATTGGTGTGCGCGTTATTGTTCAATTTGGTCGCAACAAGATCTATTCAGGTATTGTGCGCACCATTACGACGGAGGCGCCGCAGCAGTACGAAGCTAAATATATCCTGGATGTCGCAGATCAAAAGCCCATCCTGCATGAGCGACAATTGGAGCTGTGGGATTGGATCGCGGAATACTACATGTGCTATGTGGGGGATGTGATGCAGGCCGCTTTGCCGGCTGCGCTGAAAATGGCTTCCGAAACCAAAATCGTAGCTTCCGATGATCCCAATCTGGACCGTTCAGCAGTATCCGATAAAGGGTATATGATTCTGGAAGCGTTGGATATCGCTGGCGAACTATCGGTAAACGATGTGATCAAGATATTGGGACAGAAAACTGTCTTTCCACTGCTGCGTAGTTTGTTTGAACATGGCTATATCCTCATCTCTGAGGAGATTAAGGAACGTTATAAACCGAAAACAAAAGCTTACTTGCGGCTGGCTTCGGAATTTAACGATGCCGATGGTCGCCGCGAACTATTGGATAGCCTAAATCGGGCGCCAAAGCAACAGGATGCTATTATTGCTTTTCTACAGTTGCTGAAAACAAAGAATGATATCTCCCGGCAGGATGTAATGGAAGCGTCGGGGTGTGGTGCTGGAGCAATTACCGGTTTGATCGATAAAGGCGTACTGACTGTCGAAGAAAAAGTTGTCAGTCGATTCGAAGGAACGGATATTTTATTATCTCCAGACTTTACGTTCAGCGAGGCTCAACAGACTGCTTACGATAAAATAAAACTTGAATTTAAGGAAAAGGATGTCAATCTGCTGCATGGGGTAACCGCCTCAGGGAAGACGCAATTGTATATCCGACTCATTGAGGAAACACTTGCCCAAGGCAAGACGGCCCTATACCTGTTGCCTGAAATTGCGCTGACCGCACAGATTACTGAACGGTTGAAGTTGCATTTCGGTGATAAGTTAGGGGTGTACCATTCCAAGTTCAATGATAATGAACGCGCAGAAGTATGGCATAAGGTTAACAACTCCGAATTTAAGGTCGTTGTGGGCGCACGATCGTCTGTTTTCCTGCCGTTCCACAACTTGGGGCTGATCATTGTAGATGAAGAGCACGAGAATTCCTACAAACAATACGATCCGGCACCGCGCTACCATGCCCGCGATACCGCCATCTACCTGGCGCATCAACACCAAGCAAAGGTATTGTTGGGATCAGCGACACCATCGGTGGAAAGCTATTATAACGCCAAGGCAGGTAAGTATGGATTGATCGAGCTGTTGGAGCGTTATGGAGAAGCTAAGATGCCCGAGATTCAGATTATCGATATTACAGCAGCCTCCCGGAAGGAAGAGATGTTTTCCTACTTCAGTGCGGATCTGTTGCGCGAAATTGATGAGGCTGTAAAGCGTAAGGAACAGGTGATCCTCTTCCAGAATCGGCGCGGACACACCCCATTTCTCCAGTGTGGAACCTGTGGGTATGTCGCCAAATGCATCAATTGTGATGTCAGTTTAACCTTCCACAAATCGAGTAACCTGATGCATTGCCATTACTGTGGTTTCTCCGAAGAACTGGTCCAGACCTGCCCAGCTTGCGGTTTGCCCAATATGCAAAGTAAGGGCTTCGGTACCGAAAGGGTGGAAGAGGAGCTGGAACTGCAGCTCCCGAATCTACGCATTGGTCGGTTGGACCTTGACTCCACCAAAGGGAAGTATGGTTTCGACAAGGTCATCTCCGCATTTGATAATCAGGAATACGATGTGCTGATCGGTACGCAGATGATTACCAAAGGCCTTGATTTTGGGAATGTAACATTGATCGGTATTATCAACGCCGATTCCATGATCAACTTCCCTGATTTTCGAGCATATGAGCGTGCCTTTTCACTATTTTCTCAGGTTTCGGGTCGTGCCGGTCGAAGGCAGACTCCAGGAAAGGTGATCATCCAGACCAACACGCCGAACCATCGGATTTTGGAACAGGTGACCAATCACAATTACCTGGATATGTTCATGACGGAGGTCACGGAACGAAAGAACTACCAATATCCACCTTTCTATAGGCTCATCAAATTGGATGTAAAACATACGGACCAAGATCTGGTGAACCACGCTGCCAAAAACCTGGCATCGCTTTTACGCCAGCAATTGGGTGCAAGGGTCCTCGGACCAGAACCTCCACTGGTGGCCCGTGTTCGGAATAACTACATCCAGACCATTACCCTCAAGATTGAACGGCAACAGATTTCCATTGTGAAAGTGAAGGAGCTGATCAAACAGGCTCTCCTGCATTTTGAACTCGATAAGAAGAATAAAGGGGTACGCGTGCAGATAGATGTCGATCCGTATTAA